One Streptomyces sp. NBC_00102 DNA segment encodes these proteins:
- the pknB gene encoding Stk1 family PASTA domain-containing Ser/Thr kinase, which produces MEEPRRLGGRYELGSVLGRGGMAEVYLAHDTRLGRTVAVKTLRADLARDPSFQARFRREAQSAASLNHPAIVAVYDTGEDYVDGVSIPYIVMEYVDGSTLRELLHSGRRLLPERTLEMTVGILQALEYSHRAQIVHRDIKPANVMLTRTGQVKVMDFGIARAMGDSGMTMTQTAAVIGTAQYLSPEQAKGEQVDARSDLYSTGCLLYELLAVRPPFIGDSPVAVAYQHVREEPQPPSNFDPEITPEMDAIVLKALTKDPDYRYQSADEMRADIEACLDGRPVAAAAAMGAAGYGSYGGYDGGYGGGDQPTTALRAADGGGGPQTSMMPPLNPDDGGYGYDDRPGRRRQQKKNNTSTILLVVAGVLVLIGAILIGRAVFSDKEQATTTPVPNMVGSTVEEAQRLADNSELVLKVGDEKPCEDQEKGKVCDQDPAGGELKKHETVTVHVSSGAPKIEVPDVTEKSKDSATKQLEDKGFSVKVESEESDATPGTVTKQSPEGGAQAEKESEVTITVATEKLISMPDVSTSGRTFEQAQAQLVGVGFSNISRTDVDATEPAGTVVGQTPDAGSDQAKDVQIVLKVSKGPAQPEKVAVPEVRGQTLGTVKNLLAQAGLTLGSVDGPADDNIPVTNSDPAPGTQVDKGSAVNVRTMGGGGNGLFG; this is translated from the coding sequence ATGGAAGAGCCGCGTCGCCTCGGCGGCCGGTACGAGCTGGGCTCGGTGCTCGGCCGTGGTGGCATGGCCGAGGTCTACCTCGCGCACGACACCCGGCTCGGCCGCACCGTAGCCGTGAAGACGCTCCGGGCCGATCTGGCCCGCGATCCGTCCTTCCAGGCCCGGTTCCGCCGTGAGGCCCAGTCTGCCGCCTCGCTCAACCACCCCGCGATCGTCGCCGTCTACGACACCGGCGAGGACTACGTGGACGGGGTCTCGATCCCGTACATCGTGATGGAGTACGTCGACGGCTCGACGCTCCGGGAACTCCTGCACTCCGGCCGCAGACTGCTGCCCGAGCGCACCCTGGAGATGACGGTCGGGATCCTCCAGGCGCTGGAGTACTCGCACCGCGCCCAGATCGTGCACCGCGACATCAAGCCGGCCAACGTCATGCTGACGCGCACCGGCCAGGTCAAGGTCATGGACTTCGGCATCGCCCGTGCGATGGGTGACTCCGGCATGACGATGACGCAGACCGCCGCGGTCATCGGCACCGCCCAGTACCTCTCCCCGGAGCAGGCCAAGGGCGAGCAGGTCGACGCCCGCTCCGACCTGTACTCCACGGGCTGCCTGCTGTACGAGCTGCTCGCGGTCCGGCCGCCCTTCATCGGGGACTCGCCGGTCGCGGTGGCCTATCAGCACGTCCGCGAGGAACCGCAGCCGCCGAGCAACTTCGACCCCGAGATCACGCCCGAGATGGACGCGATCGTTCTGAAGGCGCTCACCAAGGACCCCGACTACCGCTACCAGTCCGCCGACGAGATGCGCGCCGACATCGAGGCCTGCCTCGACGGCCGCCCGGTCGCCGCGGCGGCCGCCATGGGCGCGGCCGGGTACGGAAGCTACGGCGGTTACGACGGCGGCTACGGCGGCGGCGACCAGCCCACCACCGCCCTGCGCGCCGCGGACGGCGGCGGCGGTCCGCAGACGTCGATGATGCCGCCGCTCAACCCGGACGACGGCGGCTACGGCTACGACGACCGCCCCGGCCGTCGGCGCCAGCAGAAGAAGAACAACACCTCGACGATCCTCCTCGTCGTGGCGGGCGTGCTCGTGCTGATCGGTGCCATCCTGATCGGCCGCGCCGTCTTCAGCGACAAGGAACAAGCCACCACGACCCCGGTGCCGAACATGGTCGGATCGACGGTCGAGGAGGCCCAACGGCTCGCGGACAACTCCGAGCTGGTCCTCAAGGTCGGCGACGAGAAGCCGTGCGAGGACCAGGAGAAGGGCAAGGTCTGCGACCAGGACCCCGCCGGCGGTGAACTGAAGAAGCACGAGACCGTCACCGTCCACGTCTCCTCCGGGGCACCCAAGATCGAGGTCCCGGACGTCACGGAGAAGTCCAAGGACAGCGCCACCAAGCAACTGGAGGACAAGGGCTTCTCCGTCAAGGTGGAGAGCGAGGAGTCGGACGCGACCCCGGGCACGGTCACCAAGCAGAGCCCCGAGGGCGGTGCCCAGGCCGAGAAGGAGTCCGAGGTGACGATCACCGTCGCCACGGAGAAGCTCATCTCCATGCCGGACGTCTCGACCTCGGGCCGTACGTTCGAACAGGCACAGGCCCAGTTGGTCGGCGTGGGCTTCTCCAACATCTCGCGGACCGATGTGGACGCGACGGAGCCCGCGGGCACCGTGGTCGGCCAGACCCCGGATGCCGGCAGCGACCAGGCCAAGGACGTCCAGATCGTGCTGAAGGTCTCCAAGGGACCGGCGCAGCCCGAGAAGGTGGCCGTTCCGGAAGTGCGGGGCCAGACCCTGGGCACGGTCAAGAACCTGCTCGCCCAGGCCGGACTGACGCTGGGGAGCGTCGACGGTCCGGCCGACGACAACATCCCGGTCACGAACTCCGATCCGGCCCCCGGCACCCAGGTCGACAAGGGCAGCGCGGTCAACGTGCGGACGATGGGCGGCGGCGGGAACGGCCTCTTCGGCTGA
- a CDS encoding penicillin-binding protein 2, with product MNKPLRRIAIFCGILILALLVRTNYLQYVRADELNSRDENRRVRIERYAHERGDIIVDGKAITGSVETDGSDFKYKRVWKDGPMWAPVTGYSSQAFDSTQLENLEDGILTGNDDQLFFNRTLSMFTGDEKKGGNVVTTLNSAAQKAAFKGLGNQKGAAVALDPQTGAILALASTPSYDPSVFAGNSEKDAAARAKLLADKDQPMLNRALRETYPPGSTFKIVTAAAALENGLYDDIDDPTRSPLPWILPQTSRPLNNEGNIPCKNASLREALRWSCNSVFGKISADLGNKKMIEEANKFGFNNEIFTPVRADKSVFPEDNPSQNAMAGIGQASNRATPLQMAMVASAIANDGKLMQPYMVAAREAPNTDTIYTAEPKEMSRPLSAENAQKIQQMMETVVEKGTGTAAQIDGVTVGGKTGTAENGLNNSKKPYAWFISYAKTDKGSPVAVAVVVADSSANRENISGGSLAAPVATAIMKAILDGK from the coding sequence GTGAACAAGCCCCTGCGCCGGATCGCGATCTTCTGCGGGATCCTCATCCTGGCCCTGCTGGTCCGTACGAACTACCTCCAGTACGTGCGCGCCGACGAGCTGAACTCGCGCGACGAGAACCGTCGCGTCCGGATCGAGCGGTACGCCCACGAGCGCGGCGACATCATCGTCGACGGCAAGGCCATCACCGGCTCCGTGGAGACCGACGGCAGCGACTTCAAGTACAAGCGGGTCTGGAAGGACGGGCCCATGTGGGCCCCCGTCACCGGGTACTCCTCGCAGGCGTTCGACTCGACGCAGCTGGAGAACCTGGAGGACGGCATCCTCACGGGCAACGACGACCAGCTCTTCTTCAACCGCACCCTGTCGATGTTCACGGGTGACGAGAAGAAGGGCGGCAACGTCGTTACCACCCTCAACAGCGCCGCGCAGAAGGCCGCCTTCAAGGGGCTCGGCAACCAGAAGGGCGCGGCCGTCGCGCTCGACCCGCAGACCGGCGCCATCCTGGCCCTGGCGAGCACCCCGTCCTACGATCCGTCGGTCTTCGCCGGCAACTCCGAGAAGGACGCGGCCGCCCGCGCGAAGCTCCTCGCGGACAAGGACCAGCCCATGCTCAACCGGGCGCTGCGCGAGACCTACCCGCCCGGCTCGACGTTCAAGATCGTCACGGCCGCCGCCGCCTTGGAGAACGGCCTCTACGACGACATCGACGACCCGACCAGGTCGCCGCTCCCCTGGATCCTTCCGCAGACCTCGCGCCCGCTCAACAACGAGGGCAACATCCCCTGCAAGAACGCCTCGCTCCGGGAAGCGCTGCGCTGGTCCTGCAACAGCGTCTTCGGCAAGATCAGTGCCGACCTCGGCAACAAGAAGATGATCGAGGAAGCCAACAAGTTCGGCTTCAACAACGAGATCTTCACCCCGGTCCGCGCCGACAAGAGCGTCTTCCCCGAGGACAACCCGTCGCAGAACGCGATGGCGGGCATCGGCCAGGCGTCCAACCGTGCCACTCCGCTCCAGATGGCCATGGTGGCTTCGGCCATCGCCAACGACGGCAAGCTCATGCAGCCGTACATGGTCGCCGCGCGCGAGGCGCCGAACACGGACACCATCTACACGGCCGAGCCGAAGGAGATGAGCCGGCCCCTCTCGGCGGAGAACGCCCAGAAGATCCAGCAGATGATGGAGACCGTCGTCGAGAAGGGCACGGGAACCGCCGCCCAGATCGACGGCGTCACCGTCGGTGGCAAGACCGGTACCGCCGAGAACGGTCTGAACAACAGCAAGAAGCCGTACGCCTGGTTCATCTCGTACGCGAAGACCGACAAGGGCTCCCCGGTCGCCGTCGCGGTCGTGGTCGCGGACAGCTCGGCCAACCGCGAGAACATCTCCGGTGGCAGTCTGGCCGCCCCGGTCGCGACCGCCATCATGAAGGCGATTCTCGACGGCAAGTAG
- a CDS encoding FtsW/RodA/SpoVE family cell cycle protein, which translates to MSVVTNTTTIGAIDAPSRRNTELMMMVFAIAISVFAYANVGLAIDGKLPSGMLGYGAGLVLLGGVAHLAVRKFAPYADPLLLPLATLLNGLGLVLIWRLDQSQRLIQRAEIYYGGYSPDAPKQLLYSAIGVAFFVAVLMILKDHRVLQRYTYISMVVALVLLILPIFFPEVNGAKIWISLGPFSIQPGEFAKIFIAIFFSGYLMVKRDALALASRRFMGMYLPRGRDLGPILMIWVLSILILIFETDLGTSLLFFGLFIVMLYVATERTSWIVFGLLMSAAGAVGVASFEPHVQQRVNAWMDPFAKATMDHSDQIAQSLMSFGSGGTLGTGLGQGHSDLILFAANADFILSTVGEELGLAGMMAVLLVYGLIIERGIRTALAARDPFGKLLAIGLSAAFAIQIFVVAGGVMGLIPLSGMTMPFLAYGGSSVLANWALIAVLIRISDTARRPAPAPAPSPDAEMTQVVRP; encoded by the coding sequence ATGAGCGTTGTCACCAACACGACCACCATCGGCGCGATCGACGCACCGAGCCGCCGCAACACCGAACTGATGATGATGGTCTTCGCCATCGCCATCTCGGTGTTCGCGTACGCCAACGTCGGTCTCGCCATCGACGGCAAGCTGCCGTCCGGCATGCTCGGCTACGGCGCCGGGCTCGTCCTGCTCGGTGGCGTGGCCCACCTCGCGGTGCGCAAGTTCGCGCCGTACGCCGACCCGCTGCTGCTGCCGCTGGCCACCCTGCTCAACGGCCTGGGGCTGGTGCTGATCTGGCGCCTCGACCAGTCGCAGCGGCTGATCCAGCGCGCGGAGATCTACTACGGCGGCTACAGCCCGGACGCGCCCAAACAGCTGCTGTACTCGGCTATCGGTGTCGCCTTCTTCGTCGCCGTGCTGATGATCCTCAAGGACCACCGCGTCCTCCAGCGCTACACCTACATCTCCATGGTCGTGGCGCTGGTCCTGCTGATCCTGCCGATCTTCTTCCCCGAGGTGAACGGCGCGAAGATCTGGATCAGCCTGGGCCCCTTCTCCATCCAGCCGGGAGAGTTCGCGAAGATCTTCATCGCGATCTTCTTCTCCGGCTACCTCATGGTGAAGCGGGATGCGCTGGCCCTGGCGAGCCGCCGCTTCATGGGGATGTACCTGCCCCGCGGCCGTGACCTCGGACCGATCCTGATGATCTGGGTGCTGTCGATCCTGATCCTCATCTTCGAGACCGACCTCGGTACGTCCCTGCTCTTCTTCGGCCTCTTCATCGTGATGCTGTACGTGGCGACGGAGCGGACCAGCTGGATCGTCTTCGGTCTGCTGATGTCCGCGGCGGGCGCGGTCGGTGTCGCCTCCTTCGAGCCGCACGTGCAGCAGCGCGTCAACGCCTGGATGGACCCCTTCGCCAAAGCGACGATGGACCACAGCGACCAGATCGCCCAGTCCCTGATGTCGTTCGGCTCCGGCGGCACCCTCGGCACCGGCCTCGGCCAGGGCCACTCGGACCTGATCCTGTTCGCCGCCAACGCCGACTTCATCCTGTCCACCGTCGGCGAGGAGCTGGGCCTGGCCGGAATGATGGCGGTCCTGCTGGTCTACGGCCTGATCATCGAGCGCGGCATCCGTACGGCACTCGCGGCCCGCGACCCGTTCGGCAAGCTCCTCGCGATCGGCCTCTCCGCCGCCTTCGCCATCCAGATCTTCGTCGTCGCCGGCGGTGTGATGGGCCTGATCCCGCTCAGCGGTATGACGATGCCGTTCCTGGCGTACGGCGGTTCGTCCGTGCTCGCCAACTGGGCGCTGATCGCCGTCCTCATCCGGATCAGCGACACCGCGCGCCGCCCGGCGCCCGCCCCCGCCCCTTCGCCCGACGCCGAGATGACTCAGGTGGTCCGTCCGTGA
- a CDS encoding Stp1/IreP family PP2C-type Ser/Thr phosphatase, with translation MSLSLRFAAGSHKGMIREGNEDSGYAGPRLLAIADGMGGQAAGEVASSEVISTLVQLDDDVPGSDILTSLGTAVQRANDQLRVMVEEDPQLEGMGTTLTALLWTGQRLGLVHVGDSRAYLLRDGLLTQITQDHTWVQRLVDEGRITEEEATTHPQRSLLMRALGSGDHVEPDLSIREVRAGDRYLICSDGLSGVVSHQTMEETLASYQGPQETIQELIQLALRGGGPDNITCIVADVLDADSNDTLAGHLNDTPVIVGAVAENQTQLSDGGAMQTPAGRAAGLGRPVPPPAGGFGPPGSGSDSGYGDGPHGSFDSYTEDDFVKPGGRRWLKRSLYVVLALAIVGGGLYGGYRWTQTQFYVGAKDDNVALFRGISQDLGWVSLSKVEKDHPEIELKYLPPYQRKRVEETIAEGNLADARKKVDQLSLQASACKKDAQRRAAEEQAAEAAASADKTSTTASDKETATETKPTAATPTPGPSLSEEEQKLVPQCGKQ, from the coding sequence ATGAGTCTTTCCTTGCGTTTCGCCGCCGGATCGCACAAGGGCATGATCCGGGAGGGGAACGAGGACTCCGGCTACGCCGGCCCCCGCCTCCTCGCGATCGCCGACGGCATGGGCGGCCAGGCCGCCGGTGAGGTCGCCAGCTCCGAGGTGATTTCCACGCTCGTCCAGCTCGACGACGACGTGCCCGGCTCGGACATCCTCACCTCGCTCGGCACCGCCGTGCAGCGTGCCAACGACCAGCTCCGCGTCATGGTCGAGGAGGACCCCCAGCTGGAGGGCATGGGCACCACGCTCACCGCCCTGCTCTGGACGGGCCAGCGCCTCGGCCTGGTACACGTCGGCGACTCCCGTGCGTACCTGCTGCGCGACGGACTCCTGACCCAGATCACCCAGGACCACACCTGGGTGCAGCGGCTGGTGGACGAGGGCCGGATCACCGAGGAGGAGGCCACCACCCACCCGCAGCGCTCCCTGCTGATGCGGGCCCTGGGCAGTGGCGACCACGTCGAACCCGATCTCTCCATCCGCGAGGTCCGGGCAGGCGACCGCTACCTCATCTGCTCCGACGGCCTCTCCGGCGTCGTCTCGCACCAGACGATGGAAGAGACGCTCGCCAGCTACCAGGGCCCCCAGGAGACCATCCAGGAGCTCATCCAGCTCGCCCTGCGCGGCGGCGGACCGGACAACATCACCTGCATCGTCGCCGACGTCCTGGACGCCGACAGCAACGACACCCTGGCCGGCCACCTCAACGACACCCCGGTGATCGTCGGCGCGGTCGCGGAGAACCAGACGCAGCTCAGCGACGGCGGGGCCATGCAGACCCCCGCCGGACGCGCGGCCGGCCTCGGACGTCCCGTCCCGCCCCCCGCCGGAGGCTTCGGCCCCCCCGGCAGCGGCTCGGACTCCGGTTACGGCGACGGCCCGCACGGCTCCTTCGACTCGTACACCGAGGACGACTTCGTCAAGCCGGGCGGGCGCAGGTGGCTCAAGCGGTCTCTGTACGTGGTGCTCGCCCTGGCGATCGTCGGCGGCGGTCTGTACGGCGGCTACCGCTGGACGCAGACGCAGTTCTACGTGGGTGCGAAGGACGACAACGTCGCCCTGTTCCGCGGCATCAGCCAGGACCTCGGCTGGGTCTCGCTCTCGAAGGTCGAGAAGGACCACCCGGAGATCGAACTCAAGTACCTTCCTCCGTACCAGCGCAAGCGGGTCGAGGAGACGATCGCCGAGGGCAACCTCGCCGACGCCCGGAAGAAGGTCGACCAGCTGTCGCTCCAGGCCAGCGCCTGCAAGAAGGACGCTCAGCGACGAGCGGCCGAGGAGCAGGCCGCCGAGGCAGCCGCTTCTGCCGACAAGACCTCCACGACGGCCTCCGACAAGGAGACCGCCACGGAGACGAAGCCGACCGCAGCGACCCCCACTCCCGGCCCCAGCCTCTCGGAGGAAGAGCAGAAGCTGGTCCCGCAGTGCGGTAAGCAGTAA
- a CDS encoding FHA domain-containing protein: MSELTLTVMRLGFLAVLWLFVIVAVQVIRSDLFGTRVTQRGSRRTGTETRPQQARQQAAAPPQQRQQPARQRRGAPTKLVVSEGSLTGTTVALQGQTITLGRAHDSTIVLDDDYASSRHARIYPDRDGQWIVEDLGSTNGTYLDRTRLTTPTPVPLGAPIRIGKTVIELRK, encoded by the coding sequence ATGTCAGAGCTGACCCTGACGGTCATGCGGCTAGGTTTCCTGGCTGTTCTGTGGCTGTTCGTGATCGTGGCCGTACAGGTCATCCGCAGCGATCTGTTCGGAACGCGCGTCACCCAGCGCGGCTCACGCCGCACGGGTACCGAAACGCGTCCGCAGCAGGCCCGCCAACAGGCGGCAGCACCACCGCAACAACGCCAGCAGCCGGCGCGCCAGCGCCGCGGCGCACCGACCAAGCTGGTCGTCTCCGAAGGCTCCCTCACGGGCACCACGGTCGCGCTCCAGGGCCAGACCATCACGCTGGGCCGTGCCCACGATTCAACAATCGTGCTGGACGACGACTACGCGTCCAGTCGGCATGCCAGGATCTACCCCGACCGGGACGGCCAGTGGATCGTCGAGGATCTCGGGTCCACCAACGGCACGTATCTCGACCGGACCCGTCTCACCACCCCGACGCCTGTTCCGCTGGGTGCGCCGATCCGTATCGGCAAGACCGTCATCGAGCTGCGGAAGTAG
- a CDS encoding DUF3662 and FHA domain-containing protein: MGVMKRFEQRLEGLVNGTFAKVFKSEVQPVEIAGALQRECDNNATIWNRERTVVPNDFIVELSAPDYERLSPYSGQLGDELSGLVRDYAKQQRYTFMGPIKVHLEKAEDLDTGLYRVRSRTLASSTSQHDPAAPQGRPDQPYGGRPDAYGAQRPAQQSPGGYGYPPAAAPPMPAAPPPGGGRPAAPSNDRRRPPAPSGPLPETQVRRWVEINGTRHQISRPTLVLGRSTEADVRIDDPGVSRRHCEIRTGTPSTIQDLGSTNGIVVDGQHTTRATLRDGSRIVVGSTTIVYRQAEG, from the coding sequence ATGGGAGTCATGAAGCGTTTCGAGCAGCGTCTCGAAGGTCTGGTCAACGGCACCTTCGCCAAGGTCTTCAAGTCCGAGGTCCAGCCGGTCGAGATCGCGGGTGCGCTCCAGCGCGAGTGCGACAACAACGCGACGATCTGGAACCGCGAGCGGACGGTCGTCCCCAACGACTTCATCGTCGAGCTGAGCGCTCCGGACTACGAGCGGCTCAGCCCGTACTCCGGACAGCTCGGCGACGAGCTGTCCGGTCTCGTACGGGACTACGCGAAGCAGCAGCGCTACACCTTCATGGGACCGATCAAGGTCCACCTGGAGAAGGCGGAGGACCTGGACACCGGCCTCTACCGCGTACGCAGCCGCACGCTCGCGTCCAGCACCTCGCAGCACGACCCCGCCGCTCCGCAGGGCAGGCCGGACCAGCCCTACGGCGGACGCCCCGACGCCTACGGCGCCCAGCGCCCGGCACAGCAGTCCCCCGGTGGCTACGGCTACCCGCCCGCGGCCGCTCCTCCGATGCCCGCGGCCCCGCCGCCGGGCGGCGGACGGCCGGCAGCGCCCTCGAACGACCGGCGCCGCCCGCCCGCGCCCTCCGGCCCTCTGCCGGAGACGCAGGTCAGGCGCTGGGTCGAGATCAACGGCACACGCCATCAGATCTCCCGCCCGACGCTGGTGCTGGGACGCAGCACCGAAGCCGACGTGCGGATCGACGACCCCGGCGTATCGCGCCGGCACTGTGAGATCCGGACCGGAACGCCCTCGACGATCCAGGATCTCGGGTCCACCAACGGCATCGTGGTGGACGGGCAGCACACCACCCGCGCTACGCTCCGCGACGGCTCGCGGATCGTCGTGGGCAGTACCACCATCGTTTACCGGCAAGCCGAAGGGTGA
- a CDS encoding MarR family winged helix-turn-helix transcriptional regulator, with the protein MTDATAAPTTVTNDTATNGTDGREEYFDVIQRELTAFSRRARATAARLHPELTLVSQALLSYIHEENGCRATDLAAHYLLDKSTVSRQITALEKLGLIERHPDPEDQRIQVLHPTEAGLKALMSTQASRRAAYQERLADWTTEDLATFARSLLRYNAASNSADQ; encoded by the coding sequence ATGACGGACGCCACCGCGGCGCCCACCACCGTGACAAACGACACCGCGACCAACGGCACCGACGGGCGTGAGGAGTACTTCGACGTCATCCAGCGCGAGCTGACCGCCTTCTCGCGGCGGGCCAGGGCCACGGCCGCCCGGCTCCACCCGGAACTGACGCTGGTCTCACAAGCCCTGCTCTCGTACATCCACGAAGAGAACGGCTGCCGGGCCACCGACCTCGCGGCCCACTATCTGCTGGATAAATCGACGGTCAGCCGGCAGATCACCGCCCTGGAGAAGCTCGGGCTGATCGAGCGCCACCCTGACCCCGAGGACCAGCGCATCCAGGTGCTGCACCCCACCGAGGCCGGACTCAAGGCACTGATGTCGACGCAGGCCAGCCGCCGGGCGGCATACCAGGAACGTCTCGCCGACTGGACCACCGAGGATCTCGCCACGTTCGCCCGGTCCTTGCTCCGCTACAACGCCGCGAGCAACTCCGCGGACCAGTAG
- a CDS encoding DUF2252 domain-containing protein, whose amino-acid sequence MTGIDVGAGAGTDVLGLSGATVTDAPVSLFLGGPVAEVPAPAASGGPVAGAPGARIPEVAGFARRTEESSPKAAGRALRERVPRASHASLVLPAGRPDAVRAVEESNRGRVPGLAPIRVGRMAATPFAFLRGAAGLMAHDLTGTPVTGVGAQLCGDAHAANFGLYGDARGNLVIDLNDFDETVFGPWEWDLKRLAASFVLAGRVAGADEDTCRKGAYDAVGAYRRTMRLLARLPALDAWNAIADEALVSHADARDLLGTLERVSEKARRNTSARFAARSTEESEDGGRRFVDALPVLRRVPDAEAAAVAAGLGGYLETLPEDRVPLLARHTIHDVAFRVVGTGSVGTRSYVVLLLDHRKEPLVLQVKEARPSALTPHLPAVGFDVPVVEHEGRRVVLGQKRMQVVSDHLLGWAEVEGRPYQVRQFRNRKGSVDPAALAPSEVDDYARMTGALLARAHAHSADPRLLAGYCGKNDELEEAVAGFAVTYADRTEADHAELLKAIRSGRIAAELGV is encoded by the coding sequence ATGACGGGAATCGATGTGGGTGCGGGCGCCGGGACCGATGTACTGGGTCTGTCGGGGGCGACGGTGACGGATGCTCCGGTGTCCCTCTTCCTGGGCGGTCCGGTGGCGGAGGTTCCGGCTCCAGCGGCTTCAGGGGGTCCGGTCGCCGGGGCGCCCGGGGCGCGCATTCCGGAGGTCGCCGGGTTCGCCCGGCGGACGGAGGAGTCCTCGCCCAAGGCGGCGGGCCGGGCCCTGCGCGAGCGGGTGCCGCGGGCCTCCCACGCCTCGCTGGTCCTTCCGGCCGGGCGGCCGGACGCGGTCCGTGCGGTCGAGGAGTCGAACAGGGGCCGGGTGCCCGGTCTGGCCCCGATACGGGTGGGGCGGATGGCGGCCACCCCCTTCGCGTTCCTGCGCGGAGCGGCGGGGCTCATGGCCCACGACCTCACGGGGACGCCCGTCACCGGTGTGGGTGCCCAGCTCTGCGGCGACGCGCACGCGGCCAACTTCGGTCTGTACGGGGACGCGCGGGGCAACCTCGTCATCGACCTCAACGACTTCGACGAAACGGTCTTCGGCCCCTGGGAGTGGGACCTCAAGCGGCTGGCCGCCTCCTTCGTGCTCGCCGGCCGGGTGGCGGGCGCCGACGAGGACACCTGCCGCAAAGGCGCGTACGACGCGGTGGGCGCGTACCGGCGGACGATGAGGCTGCTCGCCCGGCTGCCCGCGCTCGACGCCTGGAACGCCATCGCCGACGAGGCGCTCGTCTCGCACGCGGACGCGCGGGATCTCCTCGGGACGCTGGAGCGGGTCTCGGAGAAGGCCCGACGGAACACGAGCGCCCGGTTCGCCGCCCGCTCCACGGAGGAGTCCGAGGACGGCGGGCGCCGGTTCGTGGACGCCCTGCCGGTGTTGCGCCGGGTGCCGGACGCGGAGGCGGCTGCCGTCGCGGCGGGCCTGGGCGGCTATCTGGAGACCCTCCCGGAGGACCGGGTACCGCTGCTCGCCCGGCACACCATCCACGACGTGGCGTTCCGGGTGGTGGGGACCGGCAGCGTGGGGACCCGTTCGTACGTGGTACTGCTGCTCGACCACCGCAAGGAGCCGCTGGTGCTCCAGGTGAAGGAGGCCCGGCCGTCCGCGCTGACGCCCCATCTGCCCGCCGTCGGATTCGACGTACCCGTGGTGGAACACGAGGGACGCCGGGTGGTGCTCGGACAGAAGCGGATGCAGGTCGTCAGCGACCACCTGCTCGGCTGGGCCGAGGTCGAGGGCCGGCCCTACCAGGTACGGCAGTTCAGGAACCGCAAGGGCAGCGTCGACCCGGCCGCCCTGGCCCCGTCCGAGGTGGACGACTACGCACGGATGACCGGTGCCCTGCTGGCGCGGGCCCACGCGCACAGTGCCGATCCGCGTCTCCTCGCCGGGTACTGCGGGAAGAACGACGAGTTGGAGGAGGCGGTGGCCGGCTTCGCGGTGACGTACGCGGACCGGACCGAGGCGGACCACGCCGAACTCCTCAAGGCGATCAGGTCCGGACGGATAGCCGCCGAGCTGGGGGTCTGA
- a CDS encoding rhodanese-like domain-containing protein: MNFAPLPSVDVAAVPSDGFVLDVRENDEWAAGHVESALHIPMSDFVARFGELTEAAEDGRRVHVMCRVGGRSAQVTQYLVQQGIDAVNIDGGMLAWNGAGRPMVADNGAAPFVL; encoded by the coding sequence ATGAATTTCGCCCCGCTGCCCTCGGTGGACGTCGCTGCGGTGCCGTCGGACGGTTTCGTGCTCGACGTCCGTGAGAACGACGAGTGGGCGGCCGGTCACGTCGAGAGCGCCCTGCACATCCCGATGAGCGACTTCGTCGCCCGCTTCGGCGAGCTGACGGAGGCGGCCGAGGACGGCCGCCGCGTGCACGTGATGTGCCGCGTCGGGGGGCGTTCCGCGCAGGTGACGCAGTACCTCGTCCAGCAGGGCATCGACGCCGTGAACATCGACGGCGGCATGCTCGCCTGGAACGGCGCGGGCCGCCCGATGGTCGCGGACAACGGGGCTGCGCCCTTCGTGCTCTGA